A single genomic interval of Festucalex cinctus isolate MCC-2025b chromosome 16, RoL_Fcin_1.0, whole genome shotgun sequence harbors:
- the etv6 gene encoding transcription factor ETV6 isoform X3 — translation MSESPTAAPKERRSFSPSANPLPNSTSSPVHAPAPVVHAVHSPAARPASRMEDNKPARLPAHLRLQPVFWSREDVAQWLRWAEKEFALRPITTGSFQMNGKALLLLTKEDFRYRLPHSGDVLYELLQHTLKQRKSHVLYPTAYFAGNSFHLPPEGPAQHLKLEETVRRAPEPVPLQHPPTIELRHRSRSPHHPPRQSPPAPTHQRAAAAEDHIQPFSQLPDSNHHMPEDAYPLHVSPGTPNGRCAAAKEAATPSCLGSPGGQEVGPPPRVIQLMPGAVANPLFPNGGRSGGGGGSNLDLGHSRGGGHTENGGVIKVEKMTTTAAAYPPMQHYLQEEAIYRSFLMPASPPEDHQMPMGRIADCRLLWDYVYQLLSDSRYENYIRWEDPDNKIFRIMDPNGLARLWGNHKNRTNMTYEKMSRALRHYYKLNIIRKEPGQRLLFRFMKTPDEIVNGQTDRLEHLESDTYEQIYIKEEC, via the exons ATGTCTGAATCCCCCACGGCTGCACCCAAG GAGAGGCGCTCTTTCAGTCCTTCCGCGAACCCGCTGCCAAACTCCACTTCCTCCCCCGTCCATGCTCCCGCCCCCGTCGTCCACGCCGTCCACAGCCCCGCCGCCAGGCCAGCCAGCCGAATGGAGGACAACAAGCCTGCCAGGCTGCCCGCGCACCTGC GTTTGCAGCCGGTCTTCTGGAGCCGAGAGGACGTGGCCCAGTGGCTGCGATGGGCCGAGAAGGAGTTTGCGCTGCGGCCAATCACCACCGGCTCCTTCCAGATGAACGGAAAagccctgctgctgctcaccaaGGAGGACTTCCGCTACCGATTGCCTCACTCCG GTGACGTGTTATACGAGCTGCTTCAGCACACCCTGAAGCAGAGGAAGAGCCACGTTTTATACCCCACGGCCTACTTTGCCGGAAACTCCTTCCACCTGCCGCCCGAGGGCCCCGCGCAGCACCTGAAGCTCGAAG AAACGGTACGCCGGGCGCCGGAGCCCGTCCCCCTGCAGCACCCTCCCACCATTGAGCTGCGACACCGCTCCCGCTCGCCCCACCACCCGCCGCGGCAATCCCCCCCCGCGCCAACCCACCAacgggccgccgccgccgaggaCCACATCCAGCCCTTCTCCCAGCTGCCCGACAGCAACCACCACATGCCCGAGGACGCATACCCTCTGCACGTTTCACCGGGGACCCCCAACGGCCGCTGCGCCGCCGCCAAGGAGGCGGCGACGCCGTCGTGCCTGGGCAGCCCGGGAGGCCAGGAGGTGGGCCCGCCGCCGCGAGTCATCCAGCTCATGCCCGGCGCCGTCGCCAACCCTCTGTTCCCCAACGGCGGCAGgagcggtggcggcggcgggagCAACTTGGACTTGGGGCACAGCCGCGGCGGCGGGCACACAGAGAATGGCGGTGTGATCAAAGTGGAGAAGAtgacgacgacggcggcggcctACCCGCCCATGCAACATTATCTTCAGGAGGAGGCCATCTACAGGAGTTTCCTCATGCCGGCGTCGCCGCCGGAGGACCACCAAATGCCCATGGGGCGGATAGCAG ACTGTCGACTCCTGTGGGACTACGTTTACCAGCTGCTGTCAGACAGCCGCTACGAGAACTACATCCGCTGGGAGGACCCGGACAACAAAATCTTTCGCATCATGGACCCCAACGGCCTGGCCAGGCTGTGGGGCAACCACAAG aaccgGACCAACATGACGTATGAGAAGATGTCGCGAGCACTGAGACACTACTACAAACTCAACATCATCAGGAAAGAGCCCGGACAAAGACTTTTGTTCAG GTTCATGAAGACGCCAGACGAGATCGTCAACGGCCAGACGGACCGCCTGGAGCACCTCGAGTCCGACACGTACGAACAAATTTACATCAAAGAGGAGTGCTGA
- the etv6 gene encoding transcription factor ETV6 isoform X1 produces the protein MSESPTAAPKQERRSFSPSANPLPNSTSSPVHAPAPVVHAVHSPAARPASRMEDNKPARLPAHLRLQPVFWSREDVAQWLRWAEKEFALRPITTGSFQMNGKALLLLTKEDFRYRLPHSGDVLYELLQHTLKQRKSHVLYPTAYFAGNSFHLPPEGPAQHLKLEETVRRAPEPVPLQHPPTIELRHRSRSPHHPPRQSPPAPTHQRAAAAEDHIQPFSQLPDSNHHMPEDAYPLHVSPGTPNGRCAAAKEAATPSCLGSPGGQEVGPPPRVIQLMPGAVANPLFPNGGRSGGGGGSNLDLGHSRGGGHTENGGVIKVEKMTTTAAAYPPMQHYLQEEAIYRSFLMPASPPEDHQMPMGRIADCRLLWDYVYQLLSDSRYENYIRWEDPDNKIFRIMDPNGLARLWGNHKNRTNMTYEKMSRALRHYYKLNIIRKEPGQRLLFRFMKTPDEIVNGQTDRLEHLESDTYEQIYIKEEC, from the exons ATGTCTGAATCCCCCACGGCTGCACCCAAG CAGGAGAGGCGCTCTTTCAGTCCTTCCGCGAACCCGCTGCCAAACTCCACTTCCTCCCCCGTCCATGCTCCCGCCCCCGTCGTCCACGCCGTCCACAGCCCCGCCGCCAGGCCAGCCAGCCGAATGGAGGACAACAAGCCTGCCAGGCTGCCCGCGCACCTGC GTTTGCAGCCGGTCTTCTGGAGCCGAGAGGACGTGGCCCAGTGGCTGCGATGGGCCGAGAAGGAGTTTGCGCTGCGGCCAATCACCACCGGCTCCTTCCAGATGAACGGAAAagccctgctgctgctcaccaaGGAGGACTTCCGCTACCGATTGCCTCACTCCG GTGACGTGTTATACGAGCTGCTTCAGCACACCCTGAAGCAGAGGAAGAGCCACGTTTTATACCCCACGGCCTACTTTGCCGGAAACTCCTTCCACCTGCCGCCCGAGGGCCCCGCGCAGCACCTGAAGCTCGAAG AAACGGTACGCCGGGCGCCGGAGCCCGTCCCCCTGCAGCACCCTCCCACCATTGAGCTGCGACACCGCTCCCGCTCGCCCCACCACCCGCCGCGGCAATCCCCCCCCGCGCCAACCCACCAacgggccgccgccgccgaggaCCACATCCAGCCCTTCTCCCAGCTGCCCGACAGCAACCACCACATGCCCGAGGACGCATACCCTCTGCACGTTTCACCGGGGACCCCCAACGGCCGCTGCGCCGCCGCCAAGGAGGCGGCGACGCCGTCGTGCCTGGGCAGCCCGGGAGGCCAGGAGGTGGGCCCGCCGCCGCGAGTCATCCAGCTCATGCCCGGCGCCGTCGCCAACCCTCTGTTCCCCAACGGCGGCAGgagcggtggcggcggcgggagCAACTTGGACTTGGGGCACAGCCGCGGCGGCGGGCACACAGAGAATGGCGGTGTGATCAAAGTGGAGAAGAtgacgacgacggcggcggcctACCCGCCCATGCAACATTATCTTCAGGAGGAGGCCATCTACAGGAGTTTCCTCATGCCGGCGTCGCCGCCGGAGGACCACCAAATGCCCATGGGGCGGATAGCAG ACTGTCGACTCCTGTGGGACTACGTTTACCAGCTGCTGTCAGACAGCCGCTACGAGAACTACATCCGCTGGGAGGACCCGGACAACAAAATCTTTCGCATCATGGACCCCAACGGCCTGGCCAGGCTGTGGGGCAACCACAAG aaccgGACCAACATGACGTATGAGAAGATGTCGCGAGCACTGAGACACTACTACAAACTCAACATCATCAGGAAAGAGCCCGGACAAAGACTTTTGTTCAG GTTCATGAAGACGCCAGACGAGATCGTCAACGGCCAGACGGACCGCCTGGAGCACCTCGAGTCCGACACGTACGAACAAATTTACATCAAAGAGGAGTGCTGA
- the etv6 gene encoding transcription factor ETV6 isoform X5, whose protein sequence is MNGKALLLLTKEDFRYRLPHSGDVLYELLQHTLKQRKSHVLYPTAYFAGNSFHLPPEGPAQHLKLEETVRRAPEPVPLQHPPTIELRHRSRSPHHPPRQSPPAPTHQRAAAAEDHIQPFSQLPDSNHHMPEDAYPLHVSPGTPNGRCAAAKEAATPSCLGSPGGQEVGPPPRVIQLMPGAVANPLFPNGGRSGGGGGSNLDLGHSRGGGHTENGGVIKVEKMTTTAAAYPPMQHYLQEEAIYRSFLMPASPPEDHQMPMGRIADCRLLWDYVYQLLSDSRYENYIRWEDPDNKIFRIMDPNGLARLWGNHKNRTNMTYEKMSRALRHYYKLNIIRKEPGQRLLFRFMKTPDEIVNGQTDRLEHLESDTYEQIYIKEEC, encoded by the exons ATGAACGGAAAagccctgctgctgctcaccaaGGAGGACTTCCGCTACCGATTGCCTCACTCCG GTGACGTGTTATACGAGCTGCTTCAGCACACCCTGAAGCAGAGGAAGAGCCACGTTTTATACCCCACGGCCTACTTTGCCGGAAACTCCTTCCACCTGCCGCCCGAGGGCCCCGCGCAGCACCTGAAGCTCGAAG AAACGGTACGCCGGGCGCCGGAGCCCGTCCCCCTGCAGCACCCTCCCACCATTGAGCTGCGACACCGCTCCCGCTCGCCCCACCACCCGCCGCGGCAATCCCCCCCCGCGCCAACCCACCAacgggccgccgccgccgaggaCCACATCCAGCCCTTCTCCCAGCTGCCCGACAGCAACCACCACATGCCCGAGGACGCATACCCTCTGCACGTTTCACCGGGGACCCCCAACGGCCGCTGCGCCGCCGCCAAGGAGGCGGCGACGCCGTCGTGCCTGGGCAGCCCGGGAGGCCAGGAGGTGGGCCCGCCGCCGCGAGTCATCCAGCTCATGCCCGGCGCCGTCGCCAACCCTCTGTTCCCCAACGGCGGCAGgagcggtggcggcggcgggagCAACTTGGACTTGGGGCACAGCCGCGGCGGCGGGCACACAGAGAATGGCGGTGTGATCAAAGTGGAGAAGAtgacgacgacggcggcggcctACCCGCCCATGCAACATTATCTTCAGGAGGAGGCCATCTACAGGAGTTTCCTCATGCCGGCGTCGCCGCCGGAGGACCACCAAATGCCCATGGGGCGGATAGCAG ACTGTCGACTCCTGTGGGACTACGTTTACCAGCTGCTGTCAGACAGCCGCTACGAGAACTACATCCGCTGGGAGGACCCGGACAACAAAATCTTTCGCATCATGGACCCCAACGGCCTGGCCAGGCTGTGGGGCAACCACAAG aaccgGACCAACATGACGTATGAGAAGATGTCGCGAGCACTGAGACACTACTACAAACTCAACATCATCAGGAAAGAGCCCGGACAAAGACTTTTGTTCAG GTTCATGAAGACGCCAGACGAGATCGTCAACGGCCAGACGGACCGCCTGGAGCACCTCGAGTCCGACACGTACGAACAAATTTACATCAAAGAGGAGTGCTGA
- the etv6 gene encoding transcription factor ETV6 isoform X2 yields the protein MSAVWRYFKQERRSFSPSANPLPNSTSSPVHAPAPVVHAVHSPAARPASRMEDNKPARLPAHLRLQPVFWSREDVAQWLRWAEKEFALRPITTGSFQMNGKALLLLTKEDFRYRLPHSGDVLYELLQHTLKQRKSHVLYPTAYFAGNSFHLPPEGPAQHLKLEETVRRAPEPVPLQHPPTIELRHRSRSPHHPPRQSPPAPTHQRAAAAEDHIQPFSQLPDSNHHMPEDAYPLHVSPGTPNGRCAAAKEAATPSCLGSPGGQEVGPPPRVIQLMPGAVANPLFPNGGRSGGGGGSNLDLGHSRGGGHTENGGVIKVEKMTTTAAAYPPMQHYLQEEAIYRSFLMPASPPEDHQMPMGRIADCRLLWDYVYQLLSDSRYENYIRWEDPDNKIFRIMDPNGLARLWGNHKNRTNMTYEKMSRALRHYYKLNIIRKEPGQRLLFRFMKTPDEIVNGQTDRLEHLESDTYEQIYIKEEC from the exons ATGTCAGCCGTGTGGAGATACTTTAAG CAGGAGAGGCGCTCTTTCAGTCCTTCCGCGAACCCGCTGCCAAACTCCACTTCCTCCCCCGTCCATGCTCCCGCCCCCGTCGTCCACGCCGTCCACAGCCCCGCCGCCAGGCCAGCCAGCCGAATGGAGGACAACAAGCCTGCCAGGCTGCCCGCGCACCTGC GTTTGCAGCCGGTCTTCTGGAGCCGAGAGGACGTGGCCCAGTGGCTGCGATGGGCCGAGAAGGAGTTTGCGCTGCGGCCAATCACCACCGGCTCCTTCCAGATGAACGGAAAagccctgctgctgctcaccaaGGAGGACTTCCGCTACCGATTGCCTCACTCCG GTGACGTGTTATACGAGCTGCTTCAGCACACCCTGAAGCAGAGGAAGAGCCACGTTTTATACCCCACGGCCTACTTTGCCGGAAACTCCTTCCACCTGCCGCCCGAGGGCCCCGCGCAGCACCTGAAGCTCGAAG AAACGGTACGCCGGGCGCCGGAGCCCGTCCCCCTGCAGCACCCTCCCACCATTGAGCTGCGACACCGCTCCCGCTCGCCCCACCACCCGCCGCGGCAATCCCCCCCCGCGCCAACCCACCAacgggccgccgccgccgaggaCCACATCCAGCCCTTCTCCCAGCTGCCCGACAGCAACCACCACATGCCCGAGGACGCATACCCTCTGCACGTTTCACCGGGGACCCCCAACGGCCGCTGCGCCGCCGCCAAGGAGGCGGCGACGCCGTCGTGCCTGGGCAGCCCGGGAGGCCAGGAGGTGGGCCCGCCGCCGCGAGTCATCCAGCTCATGCCCGGCGCCGTCGCCAACCCTCTGTTCCCCAACGGCGGCAGgagcggtggcggcggcgggagCAACTTGGACTTGGGGCACAGCCGCGGCGGCGGGCACACAGAGAATGGCGGTGTGATCAAAGTGGAGAAGAtgacgacgacggcggcggcctACCCGCCCATGCAACATTATCTTCAGGAGGAGGCCATCTACAGGAGTTTCCTCATGCCGGCGTCGCCGCCGGAGGACCACCAAATGCCCATGGGGCGGATAGCAG ACTGTCGACTCCTGTGGGACTACGTTTACCAGCTGCTGTCAGACAGCCGCTACGAGAACTACATCCGCTGGGAGGACCCGGACAACAAAATCTTTCGCATCATGGACCCCAACGGCCTGGCCAGGCTGTGGGGCAACCACAAG aaccgGACCAACATGACGTATGAGAAGATGTCGCGAGCACTGAGACACTACTACAAACTCAACATCATCAGGAAAGAGCCCGGACAAAGACTTTTGTTCAG GTTCATGAAGACGCCAGACGAGATCGTCAACGGCCAGACGGACCGCCTGGAGCACCTCGAGTCCGACACGTACGAACAAATTTACATCAAAGAGGAGTGCTGA
- the etv6 gene encoding transcription factor ETV6 isoform X4: MSAVWRYFKERRSFSPSANPLPNSTSSPVHAPAPVVHAVHSPAARPASRMEDNKPARLPAHLRLQPVFWSREDVAQWLRWAEKEFALRPITTGSFQMNGKALLLLTKEDFRYRLPHSGDVLYELLQHTLKQRKSHVLYPTAYFAGNSFHLPPEGPAQHLKLEETVRRAPEPVPLQHPPTIELRHRSRSPHHPPRQSPPAPTHQRAAAAEDHIQPFSQLPDSNHHMPEDAYPLHVSPGTPNGRCAAAKEAATPSCLGSPGGQEVGPPPRVIQLMPGAVANPLFPNGGRSGGGGGSNLDLGHSRGGGHTENGGVIKVEKMTTTAAAYPPMQHYLQEEAIYRSFLMPASPPEDHQMPMGRIADCRLLWDYVYQLLSDSRYENYIRWEDPDNKIFRIMDPNGLARLWGNHKNRTNMTYEKMSRALRHYYKLNIIRKEPGQRLLFRFMKTPDEIVNGQTDRLEHLESDTYEQIYIKEEC, encoded by the exons ATGTCAGCCGTGTGGAGATACTTTAAG GAGAGGCGCTCTTTCAGTCCTTCCGCGAACCCGCTGCCAAACTCCACTTCCTCCCCCGTCCATGCTCCCGCCCCCGTCGTCCACGCCGTCCACAGCCCCGCCGCCAGGCCAGCCAGCCGAATGGAGGACAACAAGCCTGCCAGGCTGCCCGCGCACCTGC GTTTGCAGCCGGTCTTCTGGAGCCGAGAGGACGTGGCCCAGTGGCTGCGATGGGCCGAGAAGGAGTTTGCGCTGCGGCCAATCACCACCGGCTCCTTCCAGATGAACGGAAAagccctgctgctgctcaccaaGGAGGACTTCCGCTACCGATTGCCTCACTCCG GTGACGTGTTATACGAGCTGCTTCAGCACACCCTGAAGCAGAGGAAGAGCCACGTTTTATACCCCACGGCCTACTTTGCCGGAAACTCCTTCCACCTGCCGCCCGAGGGCCCCGCGCAGCACCTGAAGCTCGAAG AAACGGTACGCCGGGCGCCGGAGCCCGTCCCCCTGCAGCACCCTCCCACCATTGAGCTGCGACACCGCTCCCGCTCGCCCCACCACCCGCCGCGGCAATCCCCCCCCGCGCCAACCCACCAacgggccgccgccgccgaggaCCACATCCAGCCCTTCTCCCAGCTGCCCGACAGCAACCACCACATGCCCGAGGACGCATACCCTCTGCACGTTTCACCGGGGACCCCCAACGGCCGCTGCGCCGCCGCCAAGGAGGCGGCGACGCCGTCGTGCCTGGGCAGCCCGGGAGGCCAGGAGGTGGGCCCGCCGCCGCGAGTCATCCAGCTCATGCCCGGCGCCGTCGCCAACCCTCTGTTCCCCAACGGCGGCAGgagcggtggcggcggcgggagCAACTTGGACTTGGGGCACAGCCGCGGCGGCGGGCACACAGAGAATGGCGGTGTGATCAAAGTGGAGAAGAtgacgacgacggcggcggcctACCCGCCCATGCAACATTATCTTCAGGAGGAGGCCATCTACAGGAGTTTCCTCATGCCGGCGTCGCCGCCGGAGGACCACCAAATGCCCATGGGGCGGATAGCAG ACTGTCGACTCCTGTGGGACTACGTTTACCAGCTGCTGTCAGACAGCCGCTACGAGAACTACATCCGCTGGGAGGACCCGGACAACAAAATCTTTCGCATCATGGACCCCAACGGCCTGGCCAGGCTGTGGGGCAACCACAAG aaccgGACCAACATGACGTATGAGAAGATGTCGCGAGCACTGAGACACTACTACAAACTCAACATCATCAGGAAAGAGCCCGGACAAAGACTTTTGTTCAG GTTCATGAAGACGCCAGACGAGATCGTCAACGGCCAGACGGACCGCCTGGAGCACCTCGAGTCCGACACGTACGAACAAATTTACATCAAAGAGGAGTGCTGA